One Neovison vison isolate M4711 chromosome 2, ASM_NN_V1, whole genome shotgun sequence genomic window carries:
- the LOC122900882 gene encoding 60S ribosomal protein L30-like: protein MVAAKKTKMSLESINSRLQVIMKGGKYMLGYKQTLKMIRHGKEKLVILANNCPALRKSETEFYTMLAKTGVHHYSGNKIKLGTACGKYYRVHRLAFIDPGDSDSIRSMPE, encoded by the coding sequence ATGGTGGcagcaaagaagacaaaaatgtctCTGGAGTCTATCAACTCTAGGCTCCAGGTCATTATGAAAGGTGGAAAGTACATGCTGGGGTACAAGCAGACTCTGAAAATGATTAGACATGGCAAAGAAAAACTGGTCATCCTCGCCAACAACTGCCCAGCATTGAGGAAATCTGAAACAGAATTCTACACCATGTTGGCCAAAACTGGTGTCCACCACTACAGTGGCAATAAAATCAAATTGGGCACAGCATGTGGGAAATACTACAGAGTACATAGGCTGGCTTTCATTgatccaggtgattctgatagcATTAGAAGCATGCCAGAATAG